Below is a genomic region from Prunus persica cultivar Lovell chromosome G3, Prunus_persica_NCBIv2, whole genome shotgun sequence.
GTTAATCCTGATCATAAATGGCTTTTTTGCTCTGTAAGTTGTAGTAAGTTTAGAGTTATGACAATTTGTTTATCGTAAAAGATTTGCATGCTTGAGCTGCAAACTTAACTAGTTTATCGTGAAAGATTTGCATGCTTGAGCTGCAAACTTCACTAGTTGAGGTCGCTCAGTCTGATATCTGGGACATGTGAGAAATTTGACAACCTCAATGTTCCTGAATTAGTTTCTTAAGAAGTACTTTTGGTTCATGGAGGTTTGGCtgatatttcttttgttaaatatCTTGTGACAGTAAGGTTTCTTCCTCTATGTTTGACCACTTTGAAAGACTTCCTACATGCATGTGCATAGTATTTGAGTGTCATCATTGGAAACTTGTTAATCGTTTCTATCCAAATAGCTCTTTGATTTGACTGCTCATCTTTTCTGATTAGTTTATTTTgggtctctttttttttttttttgggacgaAATTTTGGGTCTCTTTTTGACACGATTAACACGAAAATTCTGTGGTGCCTCAGCTGTACCGGTACAGCCGGCTATCCAACGGCTGAGTTTCCATGTTAAAAAAGGATGGCTGAGATTCAATGACTTAGTGACCTGTTGAGGCATTTGTTATTCAACACGTGAGTGGCAtgtgaggaaagagaaaggcaGGTTTGGAGGACGAAGAAGACGCGCAGAGAAAGGCAGGTTTGGAGGATGAAGAAGACGCACACTCTCCTCTGTGGTTGCCCAAATCGAAAATCCTAATAGCCCATCCAATCCTTAGCGCCTCCAGGAACTCTTCTTTTTGGTTGCCCAAATCCAATCCTTAGCGCCTCCACgaactcttctctcttcttgcCCACTGTCTCTGCTTGGCGGCGAACTCTTGTCTCTGCTTCGCAAGGAACTCTTCCTCTCACTTGCCCAAATCTATCCTAAGTGCGTCCAACTCTTGTCTGTGCTTGGGCAAAACGCATCTGCAAGAAGGTAATGCTCACCGAATTGAGATCCTCAAGTCTTCTCTCTGCTTGTCCAGATACCAAATTGATGGTGGATCCAACCTCCATGATGAAATGGTCACCTAATTGGaggtatttaattaatttagtttgttttgttggcATTGTCTGATATAGAATTTCAATTTCGCAGGGGAATGAATTTGTAATAACAACGTGGTTGTAAAGATTTCGAAGATCCTTGGCAGTTAACAACGACATTTGAGTTGGTGGCAAAAGGAAGTGTAAGGAGGAGGCTTTGAAAGTATGGAAACATCAAGTAAGATTTCAAAGAACCCTCTTTCTGGTTTAGGACTTGATTGTATTTTGGGTAATGAGttgatgcaattgcatatttttGGTTGTGAAACAGTTATACGTGGTGCAATTATTAACTTGAGTATGTGCAATTGCATGAGATTAttcatttgtgtttttttaagagaaagtATGTTAGCACATAGAGTATAAGGTAATTTCAGTTTGAAATTATGTTTCTCAGTCATGAAGGGGTTTGATAAGATGGACAGGGGTGTAGAGACATCAAATGGTGGTTGTATTGATTCAGGGTATCTGGGTGGTTGTGAAAGGTCGAGTCATAGGGCACCGACAATAGAGAGTGGGCATATGTCGGTCGAACATATGGTTAGTCAAAGTAGTGATGATAATGATGTTGACATGATTGCACCGAGGAAAGAAGATGTTATGGGGAAAGAGTTTAAAACGATAGAATTAGCGGAAGAATATTATATGAGTTATGCAAAGGGCATTGGATTTAGCGTGAGAAAAGACAAATTGGTGCAAAATGCGGAAGGGAAAATATGTAGGAGACGGTGGTGTTGTTCTAAAGAAGGTTTGAGAAATGAGAAGTTTAATGATCGATCAGATAGGATTCGACCACCAAAGCCAATTACAAGAGAGAATTGTTCTGCCCATTTTTGGGTGGGTTATGAGAAGAAACGTGATGTTTACGTAGTTACGAATTTTGAACCACATCACAATCATCAACTAGTTACTCCACTTGAATCACCATATCTCCGATGTAACCGTGTTGTTCGAAATTCTGATTTAGCACAAGCAGTGGGAATGCGAAGAGCATTGTTTAGAACATGTCAAACATATGAGTATATGGTCGACCAATGTGGCGGGTATTTAAATGTTGGTTTTCAAATAAAGGATCTGTACAATAAGTTGGATGCATCACGCAGGGAAATTTTGCTCGACGGTGACACAAAAGCCGCACTCTCTTACTTGAAAGCGAAAGGAGCAATGGATCCAGAATTCTTTTGTAAGTTCAGTGTTGACGAGGAAAATAGGCTTGGTAATTTGTTTTGGAGGGACTCCACTTCACTTTTGGATTACATTGCCTATGGCGACGTCCTCATATTTGATAGCACGTACAAAACAAATGTTTATGACAAGCCCCTAGTGTTGTTTGTCGGTTCGAACAACTACCGTTCTACTGTAATGTTTGGTTGCGCATTATTGCAGGACGAGACATTTGAAACTTACAAGTGGTTATTGGAAACATTCATGGCATCCATGAAAGATAAGAAgccaatatcaatattgacggATGGCGATGAGGCAATGCGTAAAGCTATTGATGATGTGTTTCCCATGTCTAACCATCGGTTGTGCTCATGGCATGTGTCAAGGAATGCACAGAATAACTTGAAGGATGATGAATTGCTAAGAAATTTTCAGGCATGTATTTGGGAACCATTTGCATTGGACGAGTTTAAGAAAAAATGGGAGGTTCTGAGGGAAAGAGCGAGTACTccgaaacaaaaagaatggcTGGAAATGATGTATGCAAAAAGTGACTCATGGGCTGAATCATGTTTGAGAGGAAAGTTTTTCGGTGGTATGTGCACCACTCAACGCGTGGAGTCTATGAACAAGTATGTGAAAGATTACTTGAGGAAAGGTGTGAAGTTGTTTGAATGTATTCCAGCAATTGATAGGGCTATGTTACGTCTTAGGAATACCACAGCGAAGGATGGTTTCAACGCAAAGTACTCAACACCAGTCCTTAAAACCACATTGACAAAACTCGAGCAACAAGCTTCTTTGATTTACACGCATAGGTGCTTTGTATTGGTTCGTCATGAGATTGAATCTTGTTCAGCACTCATCCATGATAATGTGATACATAATTTTGGAGGTCGTGTATACGTATTGTCAAAATATGGTAAACCGCATAATAAATGGACTTGTGTTTATCACGGTGGGGAAAAGATGCGGATAGAGTGTGGATGCCGGAAATATGAAAGAGAAGGGATCCCATGTTGCCACCTGCTTTATGTAATGAAGTGCGAGCACCTTACAGAAATTCCTCCAGCACTCATAATGAAGAGATGGACAAAGAGTGCCCAAACTGATACATGTATGGAATTTATCAGCAAAGGCGAAGACACTACCAACGAAGTTGTAGAAATGGCGAGGTATGGAAGTTTAAGTGctatgtcaaacaaagtatgTTTTTATGCATCGAAGAGTGCAAATGGTTATGCCATGTTGACGAATGAGTTTAGTAGATGGGAGGGAATTTGTGAAGGCTTACGgcaaaaggaagaagagacAAGTCTAAAATTGGGTAGTGCTGAGCAATGTCCTTCAAATATTGTGAAAGATCCAAATATCGTTAGGACAAAAGGCACTCAAGCAAGGCAGGGTGGAACGCGCAAGCGTCGACAATGTCATTGCTCTCAAAGAAACTTGCATCCAAGTAGAAATGCAGGTGTG
It encodes:
- the LOC18782050 gene encoding protein FAR1-RELATED SEQUENCE 5, with product MKGFDKMDRGVETSNGGCIDSGYLGGCERSSHRAPTIESGHMSVEHMVSQSSDDNDVDMIAPRKEDVMGKEFKTIELAEEYYMSYAKGIGFSVRKDKLVQNAEGKICRRRWCCSKEGLRNEKFNDRSDRIRPPKPITRENCSAHFWVGYEKKRDVYVVTNFEPHHNHQLVTPLESPYLRCNRVVRNSDLAQAVGMRRALFRTCQTYEYMVDQCGGYLNVGFQIKDLYNKLDASRREILLDGDTKAALSYLKAKGAMDPEFFCKFSVDEENRLGNLFWRDSTSLLDYIAYGDVLIFDSTYKTNVYDKPLVLFVGSNNYRSTVMFGCALLQDETFETYKWLLETFMASMKDKKPISILTDGDEAMRKAIDDVFPMSNHRLCSWHVSRNAQNNLKDDELLRNFQACIWEPFALDEFKKKWEVLRERASTPKQKEWLEMMYAKSDSWAESCLRGKFFGGMCTTQRVESMNKYVKDYLRKGVKLFECIPAIDRAMLRLRNTTAKDGFNAKYSTPVLKTTLTKLEQQASLIYTHRCFVLVRHEIESCSALIHDNVIHNFGGRVYVLSKYGKPHNKWTCVYHGGEKMRIECGCRKYEREGIPCCHLLYVMKCEHLTEIPPALIMKRWTKSAQTDTCMEFISKGEDTTNEVVEMARYGSLSAMSNKVCFYASKSANGYAMLTNEFSRWEGICEGLRQKEEETSLKLGSAEQCPSNIVKDPNIVRTKGTQARQGGTRKRRQCHCSQRNLHPSRNAGVNIPSGSESYQNSSDKGPSPDISYSYPSQTVSQCRSNNVVDLSGSDSFSTADPTGSTPNSDDGFSFDNGEPNSLCTGSTQNNCSFGTWFTCNN